One genomic window of Peromyscus maniculatus bairdii isolate BWxNUB_F1_BW_parent chromosome 2, HU_Pman_BW_mat_3.1, whole genome shotgun sequence includes the following:
- the Cc2d1b gene encoding coiled-coil and C2 domain-containing protein 1B, which yields MPGPRPRKGPKTRGQGAETAKQLGLFVEFNTEDMLLGMDETEEEGDLEAELLALTGEAGSTSRKPAPKGRAPLPMAHIEKLAADCMRDVEEEEEEEGLEEDADLLTELQEVLGVDEETGLRDDGSVAASPDLSEETTQDDTEQPGVQTASQQALPAAPQAGGPRGLQALLEERIRNYQEAAASAKEAGEAAKARRCERGLKTLESQLATVRKGGKISEDEIPLPVALGKRPLPHQEIANRNSETDSSASCAMEPDNLFQPETSLPGSSAIAPLPDADPDPQALLLARQREYKVAALNAKRAGDLDRARELMRIGKRFGTVLEALEKGQPVDLSGMPPAPEDLKTLTQASKAPTATGALSPAVEQMQPVMASDLPATPVTPAEPKTVLDALQQRLNRYREAGIQARANGDERKARMHDRIAKQYQDAVRAHQAGQKVDFAELPVPPGFPPIPGLETRKGIQEDSMAATLATAQKLASEDADLVDEDEERDTPTQAPVAKKPAQPLAPSSRLPTEPKASGSKEPLSPSAREQLALLEARKLQYQRAALQAKRRRELEQAKSHLRVAKSLEAQIIQVRAGQPIDLSKVPSPLTDEEGDFILIHHEDLRLSQKAEEVYVQLQKILLEQHEKCLLFSKQFMHQGNVAETTRFEKLAQDRKKQLEILQLAQAQGLDPPSHHFELKTFQTVRIFSELNSTEMHLIIVRGMNLPAPPGVTPDDLDAFVRFEFHYPNSDQAQKSKTAVVKNTNSPEFEQVFKLNINRNHRGFKRVIQSKGIKFEIFHKGSFFRSDKLVGTAHLKLERLENECEIREIMEVLDGRKPTGGKLEVKVRLREPLSSQDVQMVTENWLILEPRGL from the exons CTGGGTCTTTTCGTGGAGTTCAACACTGAGGACATGCTCCTGGGGATGGATGAGACTGAAGAGGAGGGCGACCTGGAGGCTGAGCTGTTGGCGCTCACTGGGGAAGCGGGGAGCACAAGCAGGAAGCCAGCACCCAAAGGCCGTG ccccccTGCCCATGGCCCACATTGAGAAGTTGGCAGCAGACTGTATGCgagatgtggaggaggaggaggaagaggaagggctggaggAGGATGCAGACCTGCTG ACAGAGCTGCAGGAGGTCCTGGGCGTGGATGAAGAAACTGGACTGCGCGATGATGGCAGTGTGGCAGCAAGCCCAGACTTGTCTGAGGAGACGACACAGGACGACACTGAACAACCTGGCGTGCAGACAGCCTCCCAACAGGCTTTACCTGCAGCGCCTCAG GCTGGAGGGCCTCGGGGGCTGCAGGCTTTGCTGGAGGAACGGATCCGTAACTACCAGGAGGCCGCAGCCAGTGCCAAGGAGGCTGGTGAAGCTGCCAAAGCCCGGCGCTGTGAGCGAGGCCTGAAG ACTTTGGAGTCCCAGCTTGCCACTGTGAGGAAAGGCGGGAAGATCAGTGAGGATGAGATTCCACTTCCAGTGGCCTTGGGCAAAAGGCCCCTACCCCACCAGGAGATAGCCAATAGGAACTCTGAGACAGACTCTTCAGCTTCCTGTGCCATGGAACCAG ACAACCTTTTCCAGCCTGAGACCAGCCTCCCAGGCAGCTCTGCCATAGCCCCCCTGCCTGATGCAGACCCAGACCCACAGGCCCTGTTGTTAGCCCGACAGAGAGAGTACAAAGTAGCTGCTCTCAATGCCAAGCGGGCTGGAGATCTAGATCGTGCCCGGGAGCTCATGAGGATTGGGAAG AGATTTGGTACTGTCCTGGAGGCCCTGGAGAAGGGGCAGCCTGTGGACCTGAGTGGCATGCCCCCAGCACCTGAGG ATCTGAAGACCCTCACACAGGCTTCTAAGGCCCCCACAGCAACTGGAGCCCTGTCCCCAGCAGTGGAGCAAATGCAGCCAGTGATGGCCTCTGACCTCCCAGCCACCCCAG TGACCCCTGCAGAGCCAAAAACAGTGCTGGATGCTTTACAGCAGAGGTTGAACAGGTACCGGGAGGCAGGCATCCAGGCCCGGGCCAATGGGGATGAGCGCAAGGCCAGGATGCATGATCGAATTGCCAAG CAATATCAGGATGCTGTTCGAGCTCATCAAGCAGGGCAGAAAGTTGACTTTGCTGAGTTACCTGTTCCTCCAG GATTTCCTCCCATCCCTGGCCTGGAGACCAGGAAAGGTATCCAGGAGGATTCAATGGCAGCAACTTTAGCAACTGCCCAGAaactggcctcagaagatgcagACCTGGTAGATGAAGATGAGGAG AGGGACACCCCAACACAGGCCCCAGTGGCCAAGAAGCCAGCACAGCCTCTGGCTCCTTCATCTCGTCTTCCGACAGAGCCCAAGGCCTCGGGTTCTAAGGAACCACTGAGTCCATCCG CTCGGGAGCAGCTGGCGCTGCTGGAGGCTCGGAAACTACAATACCAACGAGCAGCTCTGCAAGCCAAGCGCAGGCGGGAGCTGGAGCAGGCCAAGTCCCACTTACGAGTGGCTAAAAGTCTCGAGGCCCAGATCATCCAGGTCCGAGCAGGTCAACCCATTGACCTCTCCAAG GTGCCTTCACCCTTGACGGATGAAGAGGGCGACTTCATCCTCATTCACCATGAGGATCTGCGACTCtcccagaaggctgaggaggtgtATGTCCAGCTACAGAAAATACTTCTGGAGCAGCATGAG AAGTGCCTGCTGTTCTCCAagcagttcatgcaccagggcaATGTGGCTGAGACTACCCG GTTTGAGAAGCTTGCTCAGGACCGAAAGAAACAGCTTGAGATCCTGCAGCTAGCCCAGGCCCAGGGCCTTGACCCTCCCAGCCACCACTTTGAGTTGAAGACATTCCAGACTGTGAG GATCTTCTCAGAACTCAACAGCACAGAAATGCATCTGATCATCGTCCGGGGCATGAACCTCCCAGCCCCACCAG gagtGACTCCCGATGACTTGGATGCTTTTGTGCGCTTTGAGTTTCACTACCCTAACTCG GACCAGgcccaaaaaagcaaaacagctGTGGTAAAGAATACAAACTCTCCAG AATTTGAACAAGTTTTCAAACTAAACATCAACCGAAATCACCGGGGCTTTAAGAGGGTGATCCAGAGCAAAGGAATCAAATTTGAGATCTTCCACAAAGG ATCCTTTTTTAGAAGTGACAAGCTGGTTGGCACAGCACACCTGAAATTGGAAAGGCTGGAGAATGAGTGTGAGATCAGAGAGATCATGGAG GTTCTGGACGGAAGAAAGCCCACTGGGGGGAAGCTGGAGGTGAAGGTGAGGCTTCGGGAGCCTCTGAGCAGCCAGGATGTGCAGATGGTCACTGAGAACTGGCTGATCCTGGAGCCTAGGGGCTTGTGA